In a genomic window of Phacochoerus africanus isolate WHEZ1 chromosome 6, ROS_Pafr_v1, whole genome shotgun sequence:
- the C6H1orf162 gene encoding transmembrane protein C1orf162 homolog isoform X2 yields the protein MGSGGSKSEPNKTGQKVPPTTTTTTTTTAAAAAAATTTAAPRPPTFRAPLQFTSTPFLSGHPNKEHLVLAFFAGVVLTLLLLALIFLVMKSYRKCRASPRAPDPPSDPPAECAPPEEALTYANMTFKISKEKRDHLTMSHSADSDPVVYAQIKETNSPCLSGEA from the exons ATGGGAAGCGGTGGTTCCAAATCTGAGCCCAACAAAA CGGGACAAAAggtcccccccaccaccaccactaccaccaccaccaccgccgccgccgccgccgccgccaccaccacggCAGCCCCGCGGCCACCGACCTTCAGGGCACCGCTGCAGTTTACCTCTACGCCCTTCCTCTCTGGCCACCCCAA CAAAGAACATCTGGTCTTAGCCTTTTTCGCTGGGGTTGTACTgacgctgctgctgctggccctgATCTTCCTCGTCATGAAGAGCTACAGAAAGT GTCGCGCCAGTCCCCGGGCCCCGGACCCTCCCTCAGATCCTCCAGCCGAG TGTGCACCCCCCGAGGAGGCCCTTACTTATGCCAACATGACTTTCaaaatctcaaaagaaaagagagatcacCTGACCATGAGTCATTCTGCAGACTCAGACCCCGTTGTTTACGCTCAAATTAAAGAGACAAACTCACCTTGCCTTTCCGGGGAGGCTTGA
- the C6H1orf162 gene encoding transmembrane protein C1orf162 homolog isoform X1: MGSGGSKSEPNKSSSTAGQKVPPTTTTTTTTTAAAAAAATTTAAPRPPTFRAPLQFTSTPFLSGHPNKEHLVLAFFAGVVLTLLLLALIFLVMKSYRKCRASPRAPDPPSDPPAECAPPEEALTYANMTFKISKEKRDHLTMSHSADSDPVVYAQIKETNSPCLSGEA, from the exons ATGGGAAGCGGTGGTTCCAAATCTGAGCCCAACAAAA GTTCTTCCACAGCGGGACAAAAggtcccccccaccaccaccactaccaccaccaccaccgccgccgccgccgccgccgccaccaccacggCAGCCCCGCGGCCACCGACCTTCAGGGCACCGCTGCAGTTTACCTCTACGCCCTTCCTCTCTGGCCACCCCAA CAAAGAACATCTGGTCTTAGCCTTTTTCGCTGGGGTTGTACTgacgctgctgctgctggccctgATCTTCCTCGTCATGAAGAGCTACAGAAAGT GTCGCGCCAGTCCCCGGGCCCCGGACCCTCCCTCAGATCCTCCAGCCGAG TGTGCACCCCCCGAGGAGGCCCTTACTTATGCCAACATGACTTTCaaaatctcaaaagaaaagagagatcacCTGACCATGAGTCATTCTGCAGACTCAGACCCCGTTGTTTACGCTCAAATTAAAGAGACAAACTCACCTTGCCTTTCCGGGGAGGCTTGA
- the ATP5PB gene encoding ATP synthase F(0) complex subunit B1, mitochondrial, which produces MLSRVVLSAAAAAAPSLKNAALLGPGVLQATRIFHTGQPSLAPVPPLPEHGGKVRLGLIPEEFFQFLYPKTGVTGPYVLGTGLILYLLSKEIYVITPETFSAISTIGVLVYIVKKYGASIGAFADKLNEQKIAQLEEVKQASIKQIQDAIDLEKSQQALVQKRHYLFDVQRNNIAMALEVTYRERLHRVYKEIKNRLDYHISVQNMMRQKEQEHMIKWVEKHVVQSISAQQEKETIAKCIADLKLLAKKAQAQPVL; this is translated from the exons ATGCTGTCCCGGGTGGTACTTTCTGCCGCCGCCGCTGCAG CCCCCTCCCTGAAGAACGCAGCCCTCCTCGGTCCGGG GGTACTGCAGGCAACAAGGATCTTTCACACAGGGCAGCCAAGCCTTGCCCCTGTACCACCTCTTCCTGAACATGGAGGAAAAGTTCGTTTGGGGCTGATCCCTGAGGAATTCTTCCAGTTCCTTTATCCTAAAACTGGAGTGACAG gacCCTATGTGCTTGGAACTGGGCTTATCTTATATTTACTTTCCAAAGAGATATATGTGATAACTCCAGAGACCTTCTCCGCCATATCAACAATAGGTGTACTTGTCTATATAGTTAAAAAATATGGTGCCTCTATTGGGGCATTTGCTGATAAACTCAATGAG CAAAAAATTGCCCAATTGGAAGAAGTGAAACAGGCTTCCATCAAACAAATCCAGGATGCGATTGATCTGGAGAAATCACAGCAGGCACTGGTTCAAAAGCGCCATTACCTTTTTGATGTCCAGAGG AATAACATTGCTATGGCCTTGGAGGTTACTTACCGGGAACGGCTACATAGAGTATACAAGGAGATAAAGAATCGCCTGGACTATCACATCTCTGTACAGAATATGATGCGTCAGAAGGAACAAGAGCACATGATAAAATGGGTGGAGAAGCACGTGGTGCAGAGCATCTCCGCACAGCAG GAGAAGGAGACAATTGCCAAGTGCATTGCAGATCTAAAGCTGCTCGCAAAGAAGGCTCAAGCACAGCCAGTTCTGTAA